Within Mongoliitalea daihaiensis, the genomic segment GTAACTGAGCCTGTGATGTCTCTACGCTCTTGAGTACCATATCCTACTACGACCACCTCATTGAGTGTCTTCAAGTCTTGCTCTAAGACCACATTCAGCACACTGTTATTTCCGACGCGCATTTCTTTTTGTAGGAATCCCACAAAAGAAAAGACCAAAACCACATCATTTCCACTTGGAATGGATAAAGTGTAGTTACCATCAAAATCTGTCACAGTACCATTGGTGGTACCCTTAATAAGAACATTGACCCCTGGAATGCCTTCAGGTTCCTCCTTGGAGGTAACCTTACCAGAGACAGTTCTACTTTGCGCAAACACTGCTGACGATAGCAATGTCAAAAATGCGGTTACTAGTAAAATCCTCTTCATGTTGTTTTTTTGAGTTTTATCAATCGAGCAATGTTAGGTTAAAGCTTGTTAAATCTCAATTTGTATAAAAAATATTCATACTTTAACATTAACGTAACACTAAAATATTATTTGGAAAACGGGAAGATAATCTCGTAAAAACCATATGCTATTCTATTGCAGACACGAAATACGAAAACACTATAAAAAAGTTTATAAAAAAATTTTATTCCGATATACTGAAAAAAACCAACTTTTATAAAATTTTAATCTTGAATTAACATGACCTTCTTTCTTCAAATGGGAAAAAATATTGCCTAAAAAGAATTTTTTAATATAAAAGCTAAAACCAAATAAAATACTTGATAGGTATATATGAATTTTTTTTATGATTATTCAAATTTTGAAACCTTTCACGAAAACCAAATAAAACTAAAGAACAAAGTTAAACTAGTTATTTAAATAGCTTTCTACTTATTGAATCGAAATAGTAATTCTTCGGTTATATGCGCGATTTTCCACAGTATCATTTGGCCTAACAGGTTCACGATCTCCTTTTCCAACAGGGATTGCCCTCCCCTCTTTTATCCCTTTGCTCACTAAATAATCTCTTACTGCTTCTGCTCTCCGCATGCTGAGCGATTCATTGTATGCAGCCAAGCCTACATTATCTGTATGCCCGTTGATGAAAATAGTTACGGTTGGATTCAATTGCAAGAAATCCACCAAACGCTTCAAGGAAGACATGGATTCGGGCTTTAGTTCATGCTTATCAAAGTCAAAGAAAATATTTTCAAAGACAAACTCTTCTCCCGAAGCGATAGGAATCAATGAAACTTCTAAATTTTCTTTGTTCTTCAGGTTGTCCTTGTCTACGTTGTAGATTTTAGGTAAGAAGCCTTCCTTCTCCACATACAGTCCAGCAAAATCCTTATCTGGATATAACATCATGAATTCACCCGAAGCACCGTCCGCTCTAAACTCGTATAAAGTACTATCATTTCTTAAACTCACAAGAGAGAGCCTTGCATCTATTGGCTCTCCGGTGTTACTGTTGAGTACCTTACCTTGCGTCACAATAAGTTTTTCTCCCAAGGCGATATTCTCAGGAAACTTAAATCTATACAATAAAGACTGCTCCAATGTCTGCTCCTTAAAGCTGCTTTCTGTGTAGTATGCATAATCTCCCTGAGCAGTGATAAACAATGAAAATTGGTCTTGATGATCATTGATGGGGTAACCAATATTTTCAGGTGTTCCAAATTCCCCGTTGACGATACGCGAAGAAAAAATGTCGAGTCCCCCTAACCCTTGATGTCCATTGGAAGCAAAAAATAAAATCTCATTATTGAAATAGATGAAAGGAGAGACTTCATCCATGGGTGTATTGATTATATTCCCCAAATTTCTTGCATCGGACCACGAGCCATCTGCTTTTCTCAGCGTATACCAAATATCATTACCTCCATATCCCCCTCTTCTATTAGAAGAAAAAAACAACATCCTGCCATCTGCCGAAAGAGAGGGCTGAGAATCCCAAGACCTGGAGTTCACATGCCTCCCCATGTTTCTAGGTCGTTGCCATTGACCATTTACCCGGTAAGCAATATACAAATCACAACTACCAAAAGAGTCCGGAGCATCGCAGGAAGTATAAATTAAAATATTTCCATCTGCTGAAATAGTACATGTACCTTCATTATAAGGAGTATTGATTACCTCACTAATTCCCTTAGGCTTGCTCCAACCGACTCCATCATCATCCAGGTATGAAACAAAAATATCTTCTTTTTGAAAATCCTTGATACCATCCCGTTTGGTGAAAAGAATTTTCCTACTGTCAGCAGTGAGAACAGGAAAGTATTGCATACTGAACTCATTCAATGGCTCAGCAAGTCGCTCTTTAGTGATATCCAAGCGATTGTCCAAGACCTTTCGAACAAACCCCATCTGCTCGCTTGCCCTTTTGTAATCAGAAGAATTCAAAAATGTAGAGGAAAAATAGGGTTCAGTCGCATCAAAAACAGAAACTGCACTGGTAAAATCCCCTTTTGCAAGAAGAATGTATGTTTTCAACCAACCAAAATCCGCTTTCACCTGACTGGAAGCCTTTCCTGCACGAGTCTCCCCACGGTTAACCACCTCCAATGCCTCCTCTACCTTTTTTTGGGTCAATAAAACTCTCCCCCATTTCACATATGATTCCAAAAACCCAGCTTCCCGTTGAATAGAAGCCTTATACTTCTCAATTGCCTGGTCATACATGCGCTTTCTGACGAGTTCATCTCCCTCCTGATGCATCTTTATCGCCCGGCTATCAATAATAGAATAGGTTTGGGAGTGAACTGCGAATACTTGCAGGAAAATGTAAAGAAAGAGAAGAAGGGTTTTCATGGGCATCAAGGGATGTCCATAAATTTATGAGTTTGTAGGGATATATTCCAACTTGGATTGGATTTTACGTAATCAATGATGCTTTTTAAGTGAATATCTTGCTTACTCCACTCTGGTTGGAGCAGTTTTTGGCAATTTTCGCGAACCAAAGCAGCATGCTTTTCTGCAAACTGAAAATCAGATGCATGAAAAATTACTACCTTCAATTCATCTGCTTGCTCGTAAATAGATGGATGCGGAGCTTTGAATTTCTTGGGAGAAAAACACACCCAATCAAAATCTCCAGAAAATGAATGAGCACCAGAAGTTTCAATATGGGTTTTAAAACCAGCGGATTTCAAGGCAGTCGTCAACGGACCAAGATCATAAATTAAAGGTTCTCCCCCCGTAATCACTGCTACTCTTCCTGGATACTTTGTTGCTTCTGAAACAATTTCTTCGATCGGAATTACTGGCCATTTGCCTGCTTCCCATGATTCTTTCACGTCGCACCAAACACAACCTACATCACAACCGCCTAACCGGATAAAATAGGCAGGAACTCCGGAGTGGGTTCCTTCTCCTTGAATGGTATAAAAAGCTTCCATTAACGGAAGCGCTGTCCCAGCTTGTACAGCTTCTTGAATTGCTTGCATAGTAATTTTTGATAAAGCGGGTAATCGAACCGCTGGTGGACATTGATTTTAGGGCTGCAAAGGTATAAAAAAAGGACTGATATTCACATCAATCCTTTTTCTTGTTTTCCTCCTGATTATTCCGACCAACTCATAGGATATGCAGGATCTACAAATTCTAATCCCTGTGTGGTGACATGCAGAGGCTTAAATGTATCCAACATCACTGCTAATTCATGCGTTTCCTTGGCTCCAATCGATTTCTCCACAGTCCCAGGGTGCGGGCCATGGGGTAATCCTCCCATGTGAATGGTAAAACTGCCTCGATCTATGCCTTTTCTACTCATAAACTCGCCTTCGGCATAGTACAATACCTCATCCGAGTCTATATTACTATGATTATAAGGAGCAGGGATCGCCAATGGATGATAATCAAATAACCTAGGTACAAATGAACAAATCACAAAGCCCCAGGCTTGAAAGGTCTGATGTACCGGTGGTGGTTGATGAATCCGACCAGTAATCGGTTCAAAATCATGAATTGACAACGCATAAGGATACAAATATCCATCCCAACCAACAATATCCAAGGGGCTGTGTCCATAAGTGTAGGGGTGCAACATCCCTCCCTTTTTGATTTGTACCAAATACTCCCCTTTTTCTGCCTCAGTTACCAATTCCCCTGGTGGGCGGATATCTCGTTCACAGTAAGGTGAATGCTCCAATAACTGTCCAACTTCATTTCTATACCTTTTCACAGTTTCGATAGGACCATGAGACTCTATAATTAGCAAGCGCAAAGGTCCTTCTTCTTTGAATTCGAACCGATAAATGGTCGTTCTTGGGATAACGATGTAATCGCCTTGTCTAACTTCTAATTTTCCAAACTGTGAATATAAAACTCCCTCTCCATCATGCACATAAATCAGTTCATCACCATCTGCATTCTTGAAGTAAAAATCCATTTTCCGCTGCTCCGGCGTACAGATGCCCATCATGCAGTCATTATTCATCATCAACATTTTGCGGGCACTGAGATAATCCCTGCCGGTTATTTCTACACCCGCTGTCTTGAGATGTGTTTGCTTGAGCCCATGCGCTTTGGCCGGCTCCCAAGAATAGGGTGTTGGCTGACCGATTTTAAGTACATTATTCGGGTTATGGATATGGTATAAGTTGGAGTAAATCCCTGAAAAACCTTTGGAGCTCACTAATTCTTCTTTGTATAAAGAACCGTCAGGTTGGCGAAACTGCGTATGCCTTTTGGGTGGTATGTTACCTAATCTATGATAATAAGCCATGTTATTCGGGTTTATAGTTTCTCAAAATTAATTAAAAAACTGTAATGAATGTTTAAAAAAACCTAAGAAAGGAGGGGGATATCACCAAAGGTTCCTATCCTAACCTGCTTTTTTGAGAGATAAAAACTAAGAATCACTATCAACTTTAGTAAACTGTAAAAAACATACATGATCAAGACTGATTATTCAGCTTTCTCTTGATTTCATTGAATGCACCTATTCCGCCCCCTTTTTCCACCTAAATTATCATATAGTTTACAATAAGTACCTTTTCACTACTGAATTTGTGTAAATTTTTCAAATTACTTTAATTTTGAAAGAAAAAGATGAAAATTTTGTTGGTCGAAGATGATCCGATCATTCGCTTGTTAATTTCTTCACAACTAGTAACTAAGGGGAATTTTGTTATCACTGCGAAAAATGGCGTGAATGCCTTAGAGGTATTATTAGATAACCCCAATACAGATATTATTATCACCGATATTATGATGCCCCAAATGGGAGGTGTAGAGTTAGCGAATCAATTATTAAATTCAGAATTTAACCAAATTCCCATCATGGCAATTACTGGTGGGACTTATTTAGAAGAAAATAATGGAAATCCTTCACCTTTTAGAGAGGTCCTACAAAAACCAGTATACATACAGGATCTGATTGACCAAATAAATCATATCATTAACCTTTCAAAAAACTAACTTTTAAACAAGCCTCAAAGTTTAAATCCTTACTGATTCGAAAGTCAATGATTGAATGATTTATCAAGGCTAGCTGAGAGGCTAAATACATCCCTAGACCCAACCCTTGTTGTTCCATTTTTATCCGATCAAATTGCAGAAAGGGTTGGGGGGAAAGGCTGCCTATGTTGGTGAAAACATGTTGTTGATTTCTAAAAATCAATTCATTTTTTTCTATTACGATGCTGATTACACTATTTTCAGGAGAAAATTTCTCAGCATTATCCAGAAGATAGGTAAGAACATCGCTGAAGTGACTACTTGTGAAAACAAACGAAAAATCTTCTTTGGCTACTATTTCTATATTTTTGGAAAAAGTGTGTGTTCTGAGATAATTTTTTAACACTTGATTGATGGAAGCATGCTCCTGTAAACTTGGTTTGATCACATGTAAATTTTGATACCTTCTAAGTTTTTTCAAAGTTCCGTCTAACCTTTTGGATGCTTCTAATGCTTTTGTTGTAAACAAATCAAAGTCCTCTTTTGGTAGCGATTGCCCGGACTCTTTCAATAGTTCCAAAGCCATTATTACTCCCGTTAGAGGTGTTGCCATTTCATGAAAAAACACATTGCGCTGCTCGTTAAAAACAGATTTCAGTTCTTCTGCTTTCAGGCGCGTTCTTTGTTCTTTTTTTTGAAGTGCCGTATTGATGGACGCTAAAAGCTCTTTCGCTCTCACTGGTTTAATCAGGTAATCTTCTGCTCCCCCCTCCATTCCAATACGCTGATCTGAATACTCCATTTTTGCCGTAAGGAAAATAAAAGGTGTCTCCAGCCAGTATTCTTTGGAACGAAAAACTTTTAGGAATTCATATCCATCCATTCTAGGCATTGCAACATCAGAAACTATCAAATCTACAAGTTCCACCTCTAAAATCTTGAGTGCCTCCAAGCCATTCGAAGCCACAATTACTTCATACTCGGCAATTTCTAATATCTCTGCGATATTTTCCTGGAGTTCGAATTCATCCTCTACCAATAATATTTTTTTATTCATATGGAATCAATAAGGTAAAAGCAGACCCTTCATTTTCTTTACTTTTGAATTGAATATCAATCCCTATCCGATCAGCAAAGTCTTTGACGATATTTAATCCCAAACCAGTGCCTTTAATTGTACTTACATTTTTAGCGCGAAAAAAAGAGTCGAATATGTATTTTTGTTCACTCTTTGGAATACCAATACCAAAGTCTTTTATCGTCAAAAACACATGCTTCTCATCATTTGACAAGATTACTTGAGGGTCTTTTGGTCCCTTAGAATATTTAAATGCATTGTCAATAAGATTTGATACAATATGAGACAACCAAATTGGGTCAGTAGTTAATTCAATCTCTTGTTGCATCTTATTAATTTTTAATGTTCGCTCAGGAGGGACTGGATAGTTGTCTACAAGGTTACCAAGAAATGACTGAATCGCGATAGGCTGCTTGGAGACAATGATTTTGTTTTGACTACTTTTTCCTATCAACAGCAAATCAGCAATAACCTTAGAAAGCCTTTCTACCTGAAGGGAGATTCGAGAAAAATGAAGCGAAAACTTATCTTTTACTTTATTCGATATTTCTTCATTTTCCAAAAACATTTCCATGATTTCTACACTGCTTTGTACAGTGGCCAACGGGGTTCTAAACTCATGAGACGTCATGGAAATAAATCGGGTTTTCATTTGATTTAATTCTTGTTCGCGCGCCAGTGTTTCTTTTAGCTCTATTAGCATTTTTTCCCGCTGAGTAACATCCCTGGAGGTTGCCAAATAAGAATACACTTCCCCACTTTCATTCATCAAAGGACTCATTAAAATTTCTAAATAAATTTCTTCCCCTGTTAATAGATGGAAATGTGGAACAACAAACTTTTCCGTTTGCATAGATAATTCAGGCTGATTTTCTTTCACCCCAAACACCTCAGATGGTTTTTTCCCAATAATATCATCTGGAGATGCCCCCAATACTTTTTTTATGGAAGGTGAAACATAGACAAACCTCATTTGCAGGTCATGCAAGGCTATAATATCTCCTGTGTTTTCAGATACAAGTTTATACTTTTCATCACTTATTCGTTGAAGCTCTTCTGCTTTTTTGCGGGCTCTGTTGATTCGGATAGCACTAATAAGATTGGCATATCCTGAAATCAAGGGTTGTAAAAAAGAAACATCTTCTTCCGTATAGTCCGTTTCCTTATTGGCAAAACCCATCATTCCTATAAATTTACCTGCCTTTTTTACGGGGATTCCTAAAAACCTTTTTAAAGGTGGATGTCCCTTCGGGAGCATTCCACTGGCTCTTGGATCAGTAGCCACATCATTGGCCAATACAACTTCACCTGTGCGCAGTGTGTAACCAAAAAGCGTATCTAAATTTCTAAACTCAATACCTCCTCTGTAATTTTTCTTAAAGAACTCTTTTGAATCCTCATCCCAAGCGATATTTGTAAGGGTATGAGTTACCAAGTAAGGTTGCCCTGCATCGAAAAAAACCTCTCCAATAAATCCAAATTTACTTCCTGTAATTTGTAAAATTTGGTCTAAAAAAACCTCTAGCGGCGATTGAAAATCATTTTCAACAAAAAAACTCAAGTGTGCCTCATTTACTGCTTGTAGCAGTTCATTGAGGCGTTGCTGACTACGCTGACTCTCCTGCAATTCCAACATCATTTCCTTTTGTTGATGGATATTGAATACAGTTCCAGTTATGCCTTGAATTTTCCCATTCTCTTTTTTTAAGAGTTTTGCATACACTTTTACCCAAATACGCTGCCCATTTTTATGAATGAGCTTTAACTCCAACATATCTTCTAGCGTAATGCCATTGATGAGATTGTCGAGCCTTTGTTGAATTTCAACCCAATACTCAGACTCGTAAAAATCAAAAGTCTGCTTACCTACACTTTCCTCCACCGTGTAACCTGATAATTTTTCCCAAACAGGATTGAGGTACTTAATTGTTCCTTCTAGATCTAACCGAAAAACAACATCATTCATATTGTTTATCAGATCATAGAACGATTTGCGGCTTCTTAGTAGTTTTCGGTGCTGCAAATCATTTAAAATCTTAACCCCCAAAGTAGCTGCTAATGCATGTAAGGAAGAAACCTGATCATTTGTAAATAATTCTTCTTTTGAGCAATTATCAAAACCAATGTAGCCCCAAAAGTAGGATCCGGAAAATATAGGAATAAAAAGGTAAGATAAGATTCCCTGCGCTACCATTGCCTCATAAAACTCTCCATTTTTAGTATCCTTGACCAAGGCATTGATCACCCGATTGGTACGAAGATCTGTTTCAATGTCTGAAAACAAACTCCACGGTAGTTCTTGTAAATAATCAAAATCAAGCTGAGGAGTCACACCAGGAGCACACCATTCATAGGTATAAGTCATGCAGGGCTCTCCTAAATCATTTAAATGATTTTTAAAAATGTAAATCCTATCCACTTTGGTCGCCTGACCTAGGTTAGCAATAATCTTAGGAATCGCCTTTGACGGTCTTGAATTATTTTCTAATTCAAAATAGGATTCACCAATTGCTCTTAAAATTGCAGCATTTGAATACATAGCCTCTAAAGATTTACAAATAAAACTCTTTTGATTTGTAAAAAATATCATTTAATTTACCTAAAGGGACACTTCATTGCCCGAATTGTAACGAATGACTTTATTTTGATCGACCCTAGAAAATACCCGTATTAGATGCTTATTCATATCATAGATGACAGTAAGGGCTACCTTGCGTTATTAACGGAACTAATTACTGAAATTGACCCAACTATTGTTATTACTACAAGTAGCAATGGACAAGAAGCTTTGGAGCATTTAAGTACTTGTAGAAATCGTGATCGCAGTGAATACCCTCATGGAATATTATTGGATTTAAATATGCCTGTAATGAACGGGATTGAGTTTTTGGACCGAATCAAAACATGGGAAGAGTTTATAGATATCCCGATCATAGTTTTGACTACATCGAGCGATTCAATTGACATTCAAAAGTCCTATAAAAATAACTGTACCGCATTTTTCACTAAACCTGAAGATGCCTACGAAACCTCCGAGATGTTACAATTAATTACAGAATTCATTGAAATCCACTGGAAAAAAATTAAGCCCTGATCAAAAGACAGCGTACCCTATTCGATGAGATATCAGTTCATTACTTAATACAAACAAATAGTTTACAAAACGATCATAATTATTTAGCATATCAGGTAAATAAATGTTATTTGAAAAAAATGATGAGATGAAAAAAATTCTTTTGGTCGAAGACGAAAAAGAACTAGGGGAAAATATCAGAGACCTTCTTCAAGCTTTGGGTTACATCGTGGTGGGCATATTTGATAAAGGATCTACTGTGATTGACTTTTTAGAAAAAAATCCTGTAGACTTGATTTTAATGGACGTGATGATTAAAGGTGATTTAGACGGTATTCAACTCACGGAAAAAATAAAGTCAATTTATGACATCCCCATCATTTTTTTAACTGCGTTTTCTGATCAAAATGTTCTAGAACGCATATCCAATGGGAAGTATGAAGGGTATCTACTTAAGCCATTTAGTTTGCAATCCCTCAAATCAGCAGTTTATTTGGGACTGAATAAAAAGCCTAAGGATGAAACACAAGAAAATCATTTAAAATCCGCCATTAAAGTACGAGACAAAGGATACGTTATACATCTACCCTACCATGATATTCTGTTCATTGAAGCAGATGGGCTTTACTGCAAAATTATCACCTTGGAAAAAACCTACGTTGTTCGAGGTATTTTAAAGGATATTCTCAATGGGCTAGATGACAAGAAATTTATCCGTGTTCATAAGTCTTTTTGTATAAATGTGGATAAAATCCACTCTTTGAATGCTAAGGAATTACTTATTGGCACTTTTGTGATCCCTATACGCAGAGGGTTTTATAAAGAACTTTTAGAATTGATAAAACGCTAAATTTCCTCTAACCTCAATAGAAACTAGGTTAGTAAATTAGAAGACCTTCACCTTACAATACTACCACATCAAACCATTCCCATTTCCAAAGAGAGAATAGGTCAACATGAATTCATGCGTAGTATTGGGTAAAAGATAAGCCTGTAACATGGGCATTTCATAGATATAGCCAACTCTGACTTTGTCTAATACTAAGCCTAACTGAAAACTATTCGCATAATTGACACGGTGACCTGCCCCTAACCAAATACGCTTCATCATCAAAACTTTAAAATTCAATTCTATGTTATCTGGCAAATCGTTCTGACCACGATACATGGCGTTTGTAGCAATCATTAAGTTTTCTGTCAATTCACTACGATACCCCGCTTGCATGATCAATACTCGCGGTTTGCGCTCCATAAATACATCTCCACTGTTGATTTGACCTACGTTAACATTATGTACAGCTGTTGAAACATAGTAGTTGTAATGAGTCAAAGCTAACCCCAAGTTAAAATCCAAAATCTGCATATCGGCAAAACTATTGGCATACTTCCCTAATATGGGATCCATCGCTTCTGCCATAGTAAATCGAGTTCCATCCAACTGAACGACATTATAATTAATCCCTGCACCTAAACGTAAGTTGTGCGATTGACTTATTTGAATACGAGATGCATAGCTTAGTATAAGTTCAGTTTCATTAAAAGAACCATACTGATCATGAAACATATTGACTCCTAAGGCATTTTTACCAAGCAATCCAGGATCTGTAGCACCTGAAAGCTCACCAAAATCCACTTCGCCTGATATAAAATAAGTCATGGGCGCTCCTTCCCAACCGACCCACTGATTTCTGACAAAACCTCGGATCATGGAGCCTTCATACCCTGTCAATGCTGGATTATAATAGCTCTGTAAATGGCTGAATTGACTGATATACTTGCGACTCTGTGCAAAGAGAGGTGTGCTCAGGCCTATGCTTAGTAAGAATATAATGATCTTTTTCATAAATTTCTATTTTAAAGGTAAAGGTCAAAGGTGAATGGTGAATGGTAAAAGGAGAGTTACTCCTTTTACCATTTTCCCTCTTTTCTATTTTCTAATTAAATTCAACATACCTCTTCTAGTCTCTCCTGTTTCTCCAACTACAACTGTCCAGAAATAAGTACCTACGGCCATTTCTTTTCCTTTGAAAGTACCATCCCATCCTTTATCTGGATTATTCGTGATAAATACTTCAAGTCCATTTCTTTCAAATACTCGAATGGTCACTCCTCGGTAGAATCTGAGTTCAGGTATTCCCCATGTATCATTGATTCCATCTCCATTTGGTGAGAAGGTATTGTATACCATGATATCAGCAACAGATTTTCGAATTCGTTTGATTTCAAATACTTTTTCTAAGCGATTACCATCTCTGTCATCTACCCAAACGGTCACAAAGAAGCTGTTTCTTCCTTCAACTTGATCTGCGCTGCTCCAGAAAAGCATGCTGTCAATGATTTCAAAGTACTGATTATCACTTCTATTCTCTGCAAGGCTGATTATATGTGTATGATCAAAATCATCCACTACTCTGAAGCCACCAATATGGATAAAGAACTGCTTGGTCGATCCCTCAAACGAATTATTGCTCAGAATCAAATCACTAGGAATAGGTTTTGGCAATACAATCAACTTCATCTCAGCAAGTAATCCATTTTCATTGAGAAGACCTTCTGGCAATGCAACAGTACCTGCGATTGTATAAGAGCCTCGGGCTAATAGATTGACGTTGCTCAGATCCCAAGTGACTCCAAACTCAAGGAACCTTCCATCCACTGTCATGATAATGACTGTTGCAGGCAATTCAGGATTGGTATTCCATGCTGTTTCTACATCCTCTGGACTGATAATCGCCTCCAAGGAAGCATACATGATTTCGAACAGGTCACTTGAAAATTCAATGGTATAATTGATACCTGCATTCAGGCTTCCTATCAAAATTCTGTAAGTTCCGACTGCTTCTCCCTGCTCCCTAATTAGGGAACCTGAAATAATTTCAAGTGTATCATCTGCCATAAATCCGTTAGCAACAAAGGTTAATTCAGGATCCTCTGTTCCGAAGATCTTGGACTGCCCCTCATTCACACGAACAGTCAATTGTGCAGGTGTGATTTCCAACTCTCCTGCTGCCAACGTGATCTCGTAGTTCGCATCTAATCCACCTGTCAAGGTGATTGGATAAGTGCCTACTCCTGAACTTGCTGTCGCTGTCGTTGCTATACTTGGCTCGGTAGCTACTTTCTCGTCTCCATTTACCAATCCTGTGTAAGTGAAAGTCAATGTTGGATTCAATTCCCCGTAAACTTTGCTTTGGTTATCTGCACTGATGGTTACTGAAGCCTTGGTGATTTCCAATTCTCCTGCTGCCAACGTGATCTCGTAGTTCGCATCTGAGCCACCTGTTAAGGTGATTGGATAAGTACCTACTCCTGAACTTGCTGTCGCTGTCGTTGCAATACTTGGCTCGGTGCTTACTTCGGTATCGCCGTTCACCAAACCAGTGTAAGTGAAGGTCAATGTTGGATTAGCTTCTCCGTAAACTTTGCTTTGGTTATCTGCACTGATGGTTACTGAAGCCTTGGTGATTTCCAACTCTCCTGCTGCCAACGTGATCTCATAGTTCGCATCTGATCCGCCTGTCAAGGTAATTGGATAAGTACCTACTCCTGAACTTGCTGTTGCAGTTGTTGCTATGCTTGGCTCGGTAGCTACTTTTTCGTCACCATTCACCAAACCTGTGTACGTGAAGGTCAATACTGGATTAGCTTCCCCGTAAACTTTGCTTTGGTTATCTGCACTGATGGTTACTGAAGCTTTGGTGATTTCCAACTCTCCTGCTGCCAACGTGATCTCGTAGTTCGCATCTGAGCCACCGGTTAAGGTGATTGGATAAGTACCTACTCCTGAACTTGCTGTCGCTGTCGTTGCAATGCTTGGCTCGGTGCTTACTTCGGTATCGCCGTTCACCAATCCTGTGTACGTGAAGGTCAATGTTGGATTCACTTCCCCGTAAACTTTGCTTTGGTTATCTGCACTGATGGTTACTGAAGCCTTGGTGATTTCCAATTCTCCTGCTGCCAACGTGATCTCATAGTTCGCATCTGAGCCACCGGTTAAGGTGATTGGATAAGTGCCTACTCCTGAACTTGCTGTCGCTGTCGTTGCTATACTTGGTTCGGTGCTTACTTTGGTATCGCCGTTCACCAAACCTGTGTAAGTAAAGGTCAACGTTGGATTTTCTTCGCCGTAAACTTTGCTTT encodes:
- a CDS encoding 7-carboxy-7-deazaguanine synthase QueE, which produces MQAIQEAVQAGTALPLMEAFYTIQGEGTHSGVPAYFIRLGGCDVGCVWCDVKESWEAGKWPVIPIEEIVSEATKYPGRVAVITGGEPLIYDLGPLTTALKSAGFKTHIETSGAHSFSGDFDWVCFSPKKFKAPHPSIYEQADELKVVIFHASDFQFAEKHAALVRENCQKLLQPEWSKQDIHLKSIIDYVKSNPSWNISLQTHKFMDIP
- a CDS encoding OmpA family protein, with product MKTLLLFLYIFLQVFAVHSQTYSIIDSRAIKMHQEGDELVRKRMYDQAIEKYKASIQREAGFLESYVKWGRVLLTQKKVEEALEVVNRGETRAGKASSQVKADFGWLKTYILLAKGDFTSAVSVFDATEPYFSSTFLNSSDYKRASEQMGFVRKVLDNRLDITKERLAEPLNEFSMQYFPVLTADSRKILFTKRDGIKDFQKEDIFVSYLDDDGVGWSKPKGISEVINTPYNEGTCTISADGNILIYTSCDAPDSFGSCDLYIAYRVNGQWQRPRNMGRHVNSRSWDSQPSLSADGRMLFFSSNRRGGYGGNDIWYTLRKADGSWSDARNLGNIINTPMDEVSPFIYFNNEILFFASNGHQGLGGLDIFSSRIVNGEFGTPENIGYPINDHQDQFSLFITAQGDYAYYTESSFKEQTLEQSLLYRFKFPENIALGEKLIVTQGKVLNSNTGEPIDARLSLVSLRNDSTLYEFRADGASGEFMMLYPDKDFAGLYVEKEGFLPKIYNVDKDNLKNKENLEVSLIPIASGEEFVFENIFFDFDKHELKPESMSSLKRLVDFLQLNPTVTIFINGHTDNVGLAAYNESLSMRRAEAVRDYLVSKGIKEGRAIPVGKGDREPVRPNDTVENRAYNRRITISIQ
- a CDS encoding homogentisate 1,2-dioxygenase gives rise to the protein MAYYHRLGNIPPKRHTQFRQPDGSLYKEELVSSKGFSGIYSNLYHIHNPNNVLKIGQPTPYSWEPAKAHGLKQTHLKTAGVEITGRDYLSARKMLMMNNDCMMGICTPEQRKMDFYFKNADGDELIYVHDGEGVLYSQFGKLEVRQGDYIVIPRTTIYRFEFKEEGPLRLLIIESHGPIETVKRYRNEVGQLLEHSPYCERDIRPPGELVTEAEKGEYLVQIKKGGMLHPYTYGHSPLDIVGWDGYLYPYALSIHDFEPITGRIHQPPPVHQTFQAWGFVICSFVPRLFDYHPLAIPAPYNHSNIDSDEVLYYAEGEFMSRKGIDRGSFTIHMGGLPHGPHPGTVEKSIGAKETHELAVMLDTFKPLHVTTQGLEFVDPAYPMSWSE
- a CDS encoding hybrid sensor histidine kinase/response regulator; protein product: MNKKILLVEDEFELQENIAEILEIAEYEVIVASNGLEALKILEVELVDLIVSDVAMPRMDGYEFLKVFRSKEYWLETPFIFLTAKMEYSDQRIGMEGGAEDYLIKPVRAKELLASINTALQKKEQRTRLKAEELKSVFNEQRNVFFHEMATPLTGVIMALELLKESGQSLPKEDFDLFTTKALEASKRLDGTLKKLRRYQNLHVIKPSLQEHASINQVLKNYLRTHTFSKNIEIVAKEDFSFVFTSSHFSDVLTYLLDNAEKFSPENSVISIVIEKNELIFRNQQHVFTNIGSLSPQPFLQFDRIKMEQQGLGLGMYLASQLALINHSIIDFRISKDLNFEACLKVSFLKG
- a CDS encoding response regulator; this translates as MKILLVEDDPIIRLLISSQLVTKGNFVITAKNGVNALEVLLDNPNTDIIITDIMMPQMGGVELANQLLNSEFNQIPIMAITGGTYLEENNGNPSPFREVLQKPVYIQDLIDQINHIINLSKN